The Drechmeria coniospora strain ARSEF 6962 chromosome 02, whole genome shotgun sequence genome has a segment encoding these proteins:
- a CDS encoding UPF0183 domain-containing protein, whose amino-acid sequence MPLFAAQLHPGRALGFLILGASLHDVLTRLKAEPVLFPKLDVISSPDRPVTEPVCVALPYNGIRLRFDGPEQRLRLIEVTDFTKNHVTFKDRDLLKPPSGTSAPGSPGPGESSLGPTFRHIYHRLLGPTYAGEYIPSGGEGDGTYVLSYPGVAFNFSLPASAYAPDRDVVSLFSSSAGQVATSMAVFSGDSWAEARPRLFTEVLPSLKATSTLPRGKDVYPDEVSLVRLYGGGKMDLFRKWTSSAFRIQLGETTPQELVTELGPPNAIYRKNDQKMVIHKMRTMSNARGRPSPSDLGRPDELTDTDQSSMNTGSEESDDEAVDEQTATGNGSGEYFYNYFYLGFDVLLSTATAPSSAPPAPGKKVTPGGGGSGDDDSDDAGRGKSMEVRDADRPVATKLVLHGNIPGSYEFNRHRRCRWEIAYLEGEPVTSESEFKQIEGRMTECWEGTMPAKAQRGMVLNRGWGDSPGSSCEFLGGWEESGIRRGETNGDSSTTLYGFPGLVFEVLKNDFVNTVTVF is encoded by the exons ATGCCGCTGTTTGCAGCGCAGCTACATCCCGGCCGCGCGCTTGGGTTCCTCA TTCTCGGTGCGTCGCTGCACGATGTCCTGACCCGACTCAAGGCCGAGCCGGTCCTCTTCCCGAAACTCGACGTCATCTCCTCGCCCGACAGGCCGGTGACGGAGCCGGTATGCGTCGCGCTTCCCTACAACGGCATCCGGCTACGGTTCGACGGACCCGAACAACGGCTGCGGCTCATCGAAGTCACCGACTTTACCAAAAATCACGTCACCTTCAAGGATCGTGATCTGCTCAAGCCGCCGAGCGGAACATCGGCACCGGGGTCACCGGGGCCAGGCGAATCCAGTCTCGGACCGACATTCCGGCACATCTACCATCGCCTTTTGGGACCGACGTACGCCGGGGAGTACATCCCTTCGGGCGGAGAAGGGGACGGCACCTACGTCTTGTCGTACCCCGGCGTTGCCTTCAATTTTTCTCttccggcgtcggcgtacgCGCCGGACCGCGACGTCGTCTCGctgttctcgtcgtcggcgggccAGGTGGCCACCTCGATGGCCGTCTTTAGCGGCGACTCGTGGGCCGAGGCCCGACCGAGGCTCTTCACCGAGGTGCTCCCGAGCCTCAAGGCGACGTCGACCCTGCCGCGCGGCAAGGACGTGTACCCCGACGAGGTCTCGCTCGTCCGActctacggcggcggcaagatggATCTCTTCCGGAAGTGGACGAGCAGCGCGTTCCGGATCCAGCTGGGGGAGACGACGCCGCAGGAGCTCGTGACGGAGCTGGGACCGCCCAACGCCATCTACCGCAAGAACGACCAGAAGATGGTGATTCACAAGATGCGCACCATGAGCAACGCGCGCGGACGGCCGAGCCCGTCCGATCTCGGCCGTCCGGACGAGCTCACGGACACGGACCAGTCGTCGATGAACACAGGCTCGGAGGaatcggacgacgaggccgtcgacgagcaaaCGGCCACGGGCAACGGCTCCGGCGAGTATTTCTACAACTACTTCTacctcggcttcgacgtcctcctgtcgacggcgacggcgccatcgaGCGCCCCTCCAGCTCCGGGCAAGAAAGTCAcgccgggcggcggcggcagcggcgacgacgacagcgacgacgcgggGAGGGGGAAGTCGATGGAGGTGCGCGATGCGGACCGGCCTGTAGCCACGAAGCTTGTCCTCCACGGCAACATTCCGGGCTCGTATGAGTTCAatcggcatcgacggtgccggtggGAGATTGCCTACCTCGAGGGCGAACCGGTCACGTCGGAGAGCGAGTTCAAGCAGATCGAGGGCCGCATGACGGAATGCTGGGAGGGGACGATGCCGGCAAAGGCGCAGAGGGGTATGGTCCTGAACCGCGGCTGGGGCGACAGTCCGGGAAGCAGCTGCGAGTTCCTCGGCGGCTGGGAAGAGAGCGGGATACGTCGGGGGGAAACAAACGGCGACTCGTCAACGACGCTGTACGGCTTCCCGGGGCTCGTCTTCGAGGTGCTGAAGAACGACTTCGTCAACACGGTGACAGTGTTTTGA